In the Chlorobium limicola DSM 245 genome, one interval contains:
- a CDS encoding septal ring lytic transglycosylase RlpA family protein codes for MWQKNKIYSAAVAIFLIFFTPALTPSVSTAAGPVTEGKASYYANRFHGRKTASGETFRIHDFTAAHRTLPFGTSVKVTNLDNGKEVVVRINDRGPHLKSRVLDVSPAAAHILGLIGKGTVNVRIEAWN; via the coding sequence ATGTGGCAAAAAAATAAGATCTATTCAGCGGCTGTCGCGATTTTTCTGATTTTTTTCACCCCGGCACTGACGCCGTCGGTTTCGACTGCAGCCGGACCCGTTACAGAAGGCAAGGCATCCTATTACGCCAACCGTTTCCACGGACGGAAAACCGCAAGCGGAGAAACCTTCCGTATCCACGATTTCACTGCCGCACACCGCACCCTTCCTTTCGGCACATCAGTTAAAGTCACCAATCTCGACAATGGAAAAGAGGTGGTTGTGCGCATCAACGACCGCGGCCCCCATCTTAAAAGCAGAGTCCTCGACGTCTCGCCGGCAGCCGCACACATACTTGGCCTTATCGGAAAAGGAACGGTAAACGTTCGAATCGAAGCCTGGAACTGA
- a CDS encoding TRC40/GET3/ArsA family transport-energizing ATPase: protein MRLILMTGKGGVGKTSMAAATGLRCAELGYKTLVLSTDPAHSLADSFDIPLGHEAVKICDNLYGAELDVLQELEQNWGTVKRYITQVLQARGLDAVQAEELAILPGMDEIFGLVRVFRHHREGNYDVLIIDSAPTGTALRLLSIPEVSGWYMRRLYKPMEKFALYLRPLVEPLFRPIAGFSLPDRALMNVPYEFYEQIDALGKILTDNAITSVRLVTNPEKMVIKESLRAHAYLSLYNISVDMVISNRIIPPEVTDPYFVYWKEHQQRYRQEIIDNFSPLPVKEVPLYTREICGLKTLEKLKDFLYRDEDPSKVYYFRNTFTIRKVENGFSLELYLPGIPKDQIQLSKSGDELNIHIGNHRRNMVLPQSLATLNTAGAEMNSDHLVIRFSEMDAK, encoded by the coding sequence ATGAGGCTTATTCTCATGACAGGGAAGGGTGGTGTCGGAAAAACATCCATGGCGGCGGCTACCGGCTTGCGCTGTGCAGAGCTTGGTTATAAAACGCTTGTCCTGAGTACCGATCCCGCTCATTCGCTTGCCGACAGTTTCGATATCCCCCTGGGCCATGAAGCGGTAAAGATATGCGATAATCTTTATGGCGCTGAACTTGATGTGCTTCAGGAGCTTGAACAGAACTGGGGGACGGTCAAACGCTATATTACCCAGGTATTGCAGGCAAGAGGTCTTGATGCTGTTCAGGCAGAAGAGCTTGCCATTCTTCCCGGGATGGATGAGATTTTCGGGCTCGTCAGGGTATTCCGACATCACAGGGAGGGGAATTACGATGTGTTGATCATCGACTCGGCTCCTACAGGAACAGCATTGCGCCTTTTGAGTATTCCTGAAGTCAGCGGCTGGTATATGCGCAGACTCTACAAGCCGATGGAGAAGTTTGCGCTGTATCTCAGGCCGCTCGTCGAACCACTTTTCCGGCCTATTGCCGGATTTTCGCTTCCTGACAGAGCGTTAATGAATGTCCCATACGAATTCTACGAACAAATTGATGCGCTTGGAAAGATTCTCACGGACAATGCCATTACCTCTGTGCGGCTGGTGACCAATCCGGAAAAAATGGTTATCAAGGAGTCGCTGCGCGCTCATGCCTATCTCAGTCTGTACAATATTTCGGTGGATATGGTTATCTCCAACAGAATTATCCCGCCGGAAGTTACCGATCCTTATTTCGTTTACTGGAAAGAGCATCAGCAGCGTTACAGACAGGAAATCATCGATAATTTCAGTCCTCTGCCGGTCAAGGAGGTTCCTCTCTATACACGTGAAATCTGCGGCTTGAAAACACTCGAAAAACTTAAGGATTTTCTCTATCGTGATGAGGACCCTTCAAAGGTTTATTATTTTCGTAATACGTTTACTATCAGAAAGGTTGAAAACGGTTTTTCTCTCGAACTTTATCTTCCGGGTATTCCCAAAGATCAAATTCAGCTCAGCAAAAGCGGCGATGAACTGAATATCCATATTGGCAATCACCGGAGAAATATGGTGCTCCCACAATCTCTTGCAACGCTGAATACGGCCGGCGCAGAAATGAACAGCGATCATCTGGTGATCAGGTTTTCAGAAATGGATGCAAAATAG
- a CDS encoding septal ring lytic transglycosylase RlpA family protein: MRHEKRFFTFSLCAALIGLIFSACQTSMPLSKWSNFPEVSFQSIAQASTGSSRANNMFLVSEGKASYYANQFHGRKTANGETFNMNEFTAAHPSLPFGTWVRVTNLRNGKDVIVRINDRGPFIKGRVIDLSVGAAKQIGLFKSGTAQVRVEAIEKTASEVYSG; the protein is encoded by the coding sequence ATGAGACATGAAAAACGTTTCTTTACTTTTTCTCTCTGTGCCGCACTGATCGGTTTAATTTTTTCTGCATGCCAGACCAGCATGCCGCTTTCGAAATGGTCAAATTTCCCTGAAGTATCTTTTCAATCCATCGCTCAAGCCTCTACCGGATCGAGCAGAGCGAACAACATGTTTCTTGTTTCGGAAGGCAAGGCATCTTATTACGCGAACCAGTTTCACGGAAGAAAAACAGCGAACGGCGAAACGTTCAACATGAACGAATTTACCGCAGCACACCCATCCCTTCCTTTTGGAACCTGGGTGAGAGTTACCAACCTCAGAAACGGGAAAGATGTCATTGTTCGTATTAACGACCGAGGCCCCTTTATCAAAGGAAGAGTAATCGACCTTTCAGTCGGAGCGGCAAAACAGATCGGCCTCTTCAAATCCGGAACCGCACAGGTACGGGTTGAAGCCATCGAAAAAACAGCTTCGGAAGTATATTCCGGATAA
- a CDS encoding tetratricopeptide repeat protein, translating into MAQTAEEYIEFGIEQGREGNVREAIDFFSKALVLDTENAGAYYNRGLAKSLGGDVKGAITDYTRAIELNPKLLGAHNNRGFARASLGDFRGAVEDISKAIALDPEVPEFYNNRGTAKSALQDFKGAIADYSRSISLNPRLAGAYNNRGLAKSMSGDPKGAISDFSLAIERDQRYDAAWYNRGNARVATGDFNGAVQDYNKALILNAELVEAYNNRAYAKAALGDFQGAVDDLTRLLQVRPDNPEAYYNRGIAKKQLGDISGAIGDLQKAATLGDRLSVKVLEELGR; encoded by the coding sequence GTGGCACAGACTGCCGAGGAGTATATCGAGTTCGGCATCGAGCAGGGGCGTGAAGGAAATGTGCGGGAGGCTATTGACTTTTTCAGCAAGGCACTTGTTCTCGATACTGAAAATGCGGGAGCTTATTATAACAGGGGACTTGCAAAATCGCTTGGAGGCGATGTCAAGGGTGCGATAACCGATTACACAAGGGCAATCGAGCTTAACCCGAAGTTGCTTGGCGCTCATAATAATCGCGGTTTCGCCAGGGCCTCGCTTGGAGATTTTCGCGGAGCGGTTGAAGATATTTCAAAAGCGATCGCACTGGATCCTGAAGTTCCGGAGTTCTATAACAACCGGGGAACGGCTAAATCGGCTCTTCAGGATTTTAAGGGGGCCATCGCTGATTATAGCCGTTCGATTTCGCTTAATCCTCGTCTTGCCGGGGCATACAATAACCGGGGTCTTGCAAAAAGCATGAGCGGTGATCCGAAAGGCGCGATCAGTGATTTTTCCCTTGCTATCGAGCGGGATCAGCGGTACGATGCCGCCTGGTACAACAGGGGTAATGCCAGGGTTGCCACCGGTGATTTCAATGGAGCCGTGCAGGATTACAACAAGGCCTTGATTCTCAATGCGGAGCTTGTCGAGGCTTATAATAACAGGGCGTATGCAAAAGCCGCACTGGGCGATTTCCAGGGGGCTGTTGACGATCTGACCCGGCTACTCCAGGTCAGACCGGATAATCCCGAAGCATATTACAATCGAGGCATAGCGAAAAAACAGCTTGGTGATATCAGCGGGGCGATTGGAGATCTTCAGAAAGCAGCAACACTGGGCGACCGCCTTTCCGTCAAGGTATTGGAAGAGTTGGGCCGGTAA